One segment of Niabella beijingensis DNA contains the following:
- a CDS encoding M14 family zinc carboxypeptidase: protein MVRFFFLLTAIIVLAISGRAQQITTLFETSNGKQTPEYPDIIKWWQQLDQASDKVSMQAVGMTDAGYPLHLVMVSNQPMTGFEAAHQQGKTVLLINNGIHPGEPDGIDASMLLIRDIVEKKLTLPDNVVLALIPVYNIGGCLNRSSLYRVDQDGPEAFGSRGNSQNLDLNRDFIKCDTKDAFAFTEIFHRVDPDIFIDNHVSNGADYQHVMTLLTSQHNKLGGKMGEFMNRRFEPALYQLMGKEGFDLIPYVNDFGDSVTNGWAGFWDSPRYASGYATLFQSFAFVPETHMLKPYPQRVKATYALMKSFITFAKENGITIRQLRKEARAALLHTEAFPVSFRLDSSAAGTITFKGYEAIRKKSAVSGLPRLYYDRSRPFTRQIPFHNQYIPERLVRKPKAYVIPQGWWKVIDRLKANKVILEPLTRDTTIGVETYYITKYRSSPAPYQMHHANTDVEVETKKQSLHFWKGDWLIPMNQTANRFLFETLEPYCEDSYFAWNFFDGILNNKEWYSAYNYEDIAAEQLKKDTTLRKALEAKRTADPAFAGNAAAQLTFIFDQSPYKDPDFMRYPVYRIVD from the coding sequence ATGGTTCGTTTCTTTTTTCTGTTGACTGCAATAATAGTGCTTGCCATTTCAGGACGTGCACAGCAGATCACGACCTTGTTTGAAACCAGCAATGGTAAACAGACCCCGGAATACCCCGATATCATCAAATGGTGGCAGCAGCTGGACCAGGCTTCCGACAAGGTAAGTATGCAAGCCGTGGGAATGACCGATGCCGGCTACCCGCTGCACCTGGTGATGGTAAGTAACCAGCCGATGACCGGCTTTGAAGCCGCACATCAGCAGGGAAAGACTGTACTCCTCATCAATAACGGTATCCACCCCGGCGAGCCGGATGGTATTGATGCCTCCATGCTGCTCATAAGGGATATTGTTGAGAAAAAACTGACGCTCCCAGATAATGTGGTGCTGGCCCTGATCCCGGTATATAATATCGGCGGATGCCTGAACCGCAGCAGCCTTTACCGGGTGGACCAGGACGGACCCGAAGCATTCGGATCCAGAGGCAATTCCCAGAACCTTGATCTGAACCGCGATTTTATCAAGTGCGATACAAAAGATGCCTTTGCATTTACAGAGATCTTTCACCGGGTGGATCCGGATATCTTTATTGACAACCATGTAAGCAATGGTGCGGATTATCAGCATGTGATGACCCTGCTTACCTCGCAGCACAATAAACTGGGTGGAAAAATGGGCGAATTTATGAACCGCCGTTTTGAACCCGCCCTGTATCAGCTAATGGGAAAAGAAGGGTTTGACCTGATCCCTTACGTAAATGATTTCGGGGACTCCGTTACAAACGGGTGGGCAGGTTTCTGGGACAGTCCGAGATATGCCAGCGGATATGCCACGCTGTTCCAGTCCTTCGCATTTGTTCCGGAAACACATATGCTGAAACCCTATCCCCAACGTGTAAAAGCCACTTATGCCCTGATGAAGAGCTTTATCACCTTTGCAAAGGAAAACGGCATAACGATCCGGCAACTGCGGAAGGAAGCGCGCGCTGCATTACTGCATACGGAGGCATTTCCGGTATCTTTCAGGCTTGACTCCTCAGCTGCCGGCACCATCACTTTTAAAGGCTATGAGGCCATCCGTAAAAAAAGTGCGGTTTCGGGATTGCCGCGGCTTTACTATGACCGGTCCAGGCCATTTACACGGCAGATCCCTTTCCACAATCAATACATTCCGGAGCGGCTGGTCCGGAAACCCAAGGCATATGTGATCCCCCAGGGCTGGTGGAAGGTCATTGACCGTTTGAAGGCCAATAAGGTGATCCTGGAGCCGCTTACCAGGGATACCACGATCGGTGTGGAGACCTACTACATAACGAAATACCGTTCTTCCCCCGCGCCTTACCAGATGCATCACGCTAATACTGATGTGGAAGTGGAAACAAAAAAACAATCCCTGCATTTCTGGAAAGGCGATTGGCTGATCCCTATGAACCAGACCGCCAACCGCTTCCTGTTTGAAACGCTGGAACCATATTGTGAAGACAGCTATTTTGCCTGGAATTTTTTTGACGGGATACTGAATAACAAGGAATGGTATTCCGCCTATAATTATGAAGACATTGCGGCAGAACAGCTGAAGAAGGATACCACCCTCCGGAAAGCGCTTGAAGCGAAACGCACCGCCGACCCGGCGTTTGCCGGCAATGCCGCTGCGCAGCTGACATTTATCTTCGATCAATCGCCTTATAAGGACCCTGATTTTATGCGCTATCCCGTTTACCGGATTGTGGATTAG